Proteins from a genomic interval of Dunckerocampus dactyliophorus isolate RoL2022-P2 chromosome 5, RoL_Ddac_1.1, whole genome shotgun sequence:
- the usb1 gene encoding U6 snRNA phosphodiesterase 1 isoform X1 — MLVSYSSSSDDESEAGGEDADMTGHTKMCARKSRQDTDDDDCPTKKKLKSDQMYATTRLPIPGCLLAMFPDDVEPQAEDSSLHDGRVRSFKHERGNWATYVYFPYQPEEKFEEMMEDLLSTAAAFGLALTPQEELHLSLSQTVVLRHHWIQPFTQSLKAGLACCKRFVCSADRLKVYCNAEKTRTFLGIEVANGHAQLLDVVRVVDKTMTEFRLDTFYQDPSFHVSLAWCVGDFTVQLRQCLQELQNVVDNHEEGPYHLWLDCAELRCRTGNKTFQFPLAP; from the exons ATGTTGGTCAGCTACAGCAGCAGCTCGGACGATGAATCAGAAGCTGGTGGTGAAGATGCAGACATGACTGGTCATACTAAAATGTGTGCTCGAAAATCTCGGCAGGACACCGATGACGATGATTGCCCGACGAAAAAGAAGCTTAAGAGTGACCAAATGTATGCTACAACGAG GCTGCCTATCCCCGGTTGTTTGCTCGCCATGTTTCCAGATGATGTGGAACCACAGGCCGAGGACAGCTCTCTGCACGACGGCCGCGTTCGCTCTTTTAAGCACGAGAGGGGAAACTGGGCCACCTACGTTTATTTTCCAT ACCAACCTGAAGAGAAATTTGAGGAGATGATGGAAGATCTTCTGTCGACAGCAGCTGCCTTTGGTCTAGCTTTGACCCCACAGGAGGAGCTCCATCTTAGCCTCTCTCAGACGGTTGTACTGAGACACCACTGGATCCAGCCCTTCACACAGAGTCTGAAGGCGGGCTTGGCATGCTGCAAAAG GTTTGTGTGCTCAGCAGACAGACTGAAGGTCTATTGCAATGCTGAGAAGACAAG GACTTTCCTTGGGATTGAAGTGGCAAATGGGCATGCACAGTTGCTGGATGTGGTCCGAGTAGTGGATAAAACAATGACAGAGTTTCGCCTCGATACTTTTTATCAG GATCCATCTTTCCATGTGAGCCTGGCCTGGTGTGTTGGGGACTTCACTGTGCAATTGCGGCAGTGCCTTCAGGAGCTTCAG AATGTGGTTGATAATCATGAAGAGGGGCCTTATCATCTGTGGCTGGACTGTGCAGAGCTGCGCTGCCGCACAGGGAACAAGACTTTCCAATTTCCTCTGGCTCCTTAA
- the usb1 gene encoding U6 snRNA phosphodiesterase 1 isoform X2, which translates to MTMIARRKRSLRVTKCMLQRDDVEPQAEDSSLHDGRVRSFKHERGNWATYVYFPYQPEEKFEEMMEDLLSTAAAFGLALTPQEELHLSLSQTVVLRHHWIQPFTQSLKAGLACCKRFVCSADRLKVYCNAEKTRTFLGIEVANGHAQLLDVVRVVDKTMTEFRLDTFYQDPSFHVSLAWCVGDFTVQLRQCLQELQNVVDNHEEGPYHLWLDCAELRCRTGNKTFQFPLAP; encoded by the exons ATGACGATGATTGCCCGACGAAAAAGAAGCTTAAGAGTGACCAAATGTATGCTACAACGAG ATGATGTGGAACCACAGGCCGAGGACAGCTCTCTGCACGACGGCCGCGTTCGCTCTTTTAAGCACGAGAGGGGAAACTGGGCCACCTACGTTTATTTTCCAT ACCAACCTGAAGAGAAATTTGAGGAGATGATGGAAGATCTTCTGTCGACAGCAGCTGCCTTTGGTCTAGCTTTGACCCCACAGGAGGAGCTCCATCTTAGCCTCTCTCAGACGGTTGTACTGAGACACCACTGGATCCAGCCCTTCACACAGAGTCTGAAGGCGGGCTTGGCATGCTGCAAAAG GTTTGTGTGCTCAGCAGACAGACTGAAGGTCTATTGCAATGCTGAGAAGACAAG GACTTTCCTTGGGATTGAAGTGGCAAATGGGCATGCACAGTTGCTGGATGTGGTCCGAGTAGTGGATAAAACAATGACAGAGTTTCGCCTCGATACTTTTTATCAG GATCCATCTTTCCATGTGAGCCTGGCCTGGTGTGTTGGGGACTTCACTGTGCAATTGCGGCAGTGCCTTCAGGAGCTTCAG AATGTGGTTGATAATCATGAAGAGGGGCCTTATCATCTGTGGCTGGACTGTGCAGAGCTGCGCTGCCGCACAGGGAACAAGACTTTCCAATTTCCTCTGGCTCCTTAA